DNA from Hippoglossus hippoglossus isolate fHipHip1 chromosome 1, fHipHip1.pri, whole genome shotgun sequence:
catgattgacagctgagacggtCTGACGATTGGTCGAGAGATCACTACTGCTCAAgctctggctccaaatcacatcaaaatcacaagatggcagcacatttatccgggatattttggcctcatcTTTGTACAGTGGCAGGaagcatctttatttacagtctgtggtttcagAGCAGAGTCGGTTTCACCCAAAATCAGCTCAAACATTCAAAggcacagtaaaacaaaaaattgcaTTTCAAGATGGTTGATTAAATTTCTCCAAGCAGCAGAAACTAAGAAGAAACACAGATCCCCACAAGAAAGAAACGCAGCCTTCTTCATGGAACTAATTGGCTGAACACTGAATCTTTGGGGAAAGTTTTTACGAGTATTGGTTGTATTTTTGCGTATTTTCCTGTGGTGCAGTAGTGGTACTTTACACAATCATGTAGCTAACACTGGAGCATTTTATTACTTAGCCTGTGAGAGCCTTTTCGCTGCCACTGTAATTTTTTTGACAAATGTGTAGTGAGCCCATTCATAAGAACAGTTACCTCGGGTATTGGACGTCTGTCATCTTGGTGTTCTCCCCAAACTCTTTCTTCAGGAAGTCCTCCAGCGGTGCAGATTCATAAGGTCGTGACCCCTTAAATACCTGCTCCTTCATCCTAAAGTACAAGCAGCGCAGGTACTCCATAGACTTACCTACATGTAAAAGAACCGCCATTATTGTTTTGATGCAGTTTTATACAAACAATGTGGAGTGGaaagggaaaaacacaaaccgtGGACTATAGCGAGGGCCAGGATGCCCCCGGTGCTCGTGCCAGCGACCCAGTCAAAGAGCTCTCTGGTTGATCGACCGGCCTCTTTCTCCAGAGCGATCAACATCTGGATCAACACGAGACCCTTGATACCTCCACCATCCAGACACAGCAGACTGTccatcctgcagcagaggagaacaaaatgaCTTCTTTACACCCGAGAGCTTTGTCGTCTCCAAATCTGCAACATTAATACAAAAAGATCGGTAGAAACTTTAAGGTTTTTTAATACTTGGTATTGGAAGTAGAACTAaatcagaaaaaataaacaaggacTTCTCTTTATCTTAATAAAAACTACAATCCTCaacatttcacaatgttaaatatggATTCACCCTCAGTCTACGCCCAGATTccaaatgatcaaatataaatCAGAGATAAGTCTACCCTCATTTCAGAAAATGACTTCCCATCACCTTTGGATAAAATGTGGACAATACTCACTTCTTTTTCACCATTCTGCGACCGTCCACTTCAGACGGGCCTCTGCTCATCGCACTGATTGTTGCCCCCACATGCATGATGTCCTCAAACcctgtcagccaatcacaacagcTATTGGTGGTGATGACAATACAATGGGCCAGTAATTAATTGGTAAATCATGGAAGACTAAAGGGGGAACTGGGTTTTCTACAAGCCACATGGGAGTTTTACTACGAATATCTATTTAGTTAAATACTATTTTAGATTTCATATAAtaaatgttgctttatttgGGAGTTATGCAAATTGGGATAAGTTAGAAAGAATGTAAGAAATAGTTGAACTATACTAGAATTCttatcattttaatatcagCGTAACTTCCTCTCAGAGTatgatccacataaaaacatttgggAGTAGGGCAGCGGGTGCGTgctgataaataaaagtaaaaaatctaaataatatcACATCTTGTGACTAATGTTTTAATCTGGCTGAGAACAATCATGtcaactgtaaaatatacaatgaatataaaaagaatGATTGACAATGTAAAAAGGCTTCACAGTAGATACAGCTCCTCCCTGACCAGCGGAGCCGTGAGCTAAATGTGAGGAACAGGTGGTTTTACCTATGGTTTGAGACTTGGCCTTGAAGGTGACGGGGGGAGGGCTgccaggggagggagggtggcaACGCTGGACCCCTACACTACACAGCATGTCCAGCAGTATCTTTCTATTAGGACCTATCatgttaacacaaacacacagacacacacgcaagcaAGTCAATATGTTAAATCATGCAAACCCcacaaaaagcagaaagagagaaaagagagacagagacagagacagagagagagagagagagagagagagagagagagatcatgaGCAGGCTGTTCgcaaacatcatcatcatgcattttcaaaatcaataaCAGCAAATTCTATTCATCACCATTTCTGCTTCAGAGAATCAGGTGAAAGTTTCATACACAATCATATCAATGTGTAAACAACAAATATGCTCCTGCAATAAtctcaaaataaacaaagaaaatgtcaattaTGAATATACAGTTACCTCATTATTGTAATTACATTAAACAATTAAGAGTCTTTCGACTGTTTCTTGTCCTGTAGCATGCAATATAAATTCTGCACGTGAGAAACAACAATCTTCATCACACTACATGGCAGAACAATGTCTGTATTGCACCTGTAAAGATTAAAGTTATTCATTACATACAATCATTTCCATGCAGAGATTGTGTTATCAACAGCAGAACATGTGCTTTCAAATAAAACCTCATGAAATCAAACCCAGGCAGTCAGACGAGGCTCAGTAAGTTTCATCACAGCATTTCACTGTCAAAACTCAGACTTCctttctgttctctttctttctcacagaaTCGTTCATTCGTCTCCCTCTCAGTTCGAAGCCCTCGTCCCCGTCCCTCCGGCCTCGTTTACCTTTGCTGGTGCGTGCAGCGATCAGTCCGGGGGTTTCTCCCAGGTCGTTGTGGATCTCCACATCGGCACCGAACACCATCAGAGCTTTGATCAGCTCCATGTGGTCCATCTACAACCAGAGGAAGTGGATATGCGTCATTCGTCTTTTCagtacagtctgtggttttcacCCGGACAATAAGACTAAAGATGTATCCTGTGTACAAACCTTCATAGCCAGGTGAAGGGCTGTGTTCCCATCCTGGCCCTTCAGGTTGGCATTTGCCCCGTGGGTAAGCAACACCATGGATGCCTCAAAGCGCCCCCTCTTGGTCAAAATGTGGAGGGCGCTCTCTCCGGTCTTGCTGAGGTAGTTCACTGCACAGCCATGCTCCAGCAGGATACGACACATCTGACACAGAAAACCCCCCCAAACATCTTTAACATCCAAAAACTTGAGTTAATTTGAGCGACCAGAGAAACACCATCAACAGGTGACCACCACTGCCACGGAGCTGCAGCTCACAGGGGTCATCAAAACTTTAACATGCTCACACCACTGCAGGTGAACTCTATCACTAGAATGCaagtatttaatttaaacagcTCAGAATGGATTTCTAACCACAAAACCCATGAAGTAACGTTTGATTACCTCAGCAGTTTTGGACCAGTGCAGCGGCGTCCCTCCGTACAGAGAGTCTTCAGCCTGGAGCTGGCCTGGGTCGGCTTTCAGGATCTCCTGCACACAGctgacagaggaaacacacattgAAAGAGGACTATTTACTATTAAGTATTAAGAACATAACTCATCATCTCTAAAACACACTGCATAGAATCCCGTTTTTACAACAGTTATTGTAAAGCGTTCAAAAAAGTTCTGAAAATCTCTTCATTTCCTTTAAAACACTATCTTGACTCTATTCAATAACCTCAACAGCTTCCCCAACATTAGTATAGATGTTTTGTACAAAAACATCTATACTAATGTtggctcctcatcctcaccccTTCTCGCTGTACTTCATGGCGCTGTGGATGGGATAGCCAGTGCCGCCGACGACACCACACTTGGCTCCGCCATCCAACAGAGCTTTGACGGCCTCCATGCGTCCCATGCGGCAGGCCACGTGCAGCGGCGTTTCCCCGTTGCTGTTCAGCTCGTTCACGCCCGAGCACAGACGAGAGCACAGGACCTTTTGACCAGAGGATGGACGACAACATGGTTTGGTTGAATTCCATGGCAACTTTTTTCAACCATTGGAGCTGTACTCTGCTGGTCAtatgagagaatacaggttcCAGGCACTTTCGCATTAGCTTCCCTTTCCAGACCCAGAGTCTATGTCCCTTTTTAAGTACAGACGATGGACTGATGTTTTCCCTCTGACCTGATTTCATGATGCACTCACTGATCAACCTTTAAACATGAGGGGGAAACTTCACTTGTGCTCACCTGGATGACGGCAGGAGAATCCTGCTTGGCGGCAAAGTGCATGGGCGTCTCTCCGTTGCGGTCTCTGATGTCAGTACGAGCTTGGCTCTCCTCCAACAGCTCCTTCACGCACACCAAGTCTCCGCGCTCACATGCCAGATGCAGCGGCGTCTGACCTGATGCGTTCCGAGAGTTGATCTGactggaaacagaaagaggacGGGCTGATTTCAGAGCATCAGGATAACTGACTCTACCCATTCATTTAGTGGGGGTTTAAAGTGTATGCAGCTGTTGTACAAGCTGTTATCTTACCTCTGGACATAGTTATGTTTGAGACACTCTCTAAGGGCCGTCTCCACGGCGATGTGGGCAGAGCTCCAGTCCGGGTGGTTGCGGATGCAGTCCACAATGGGCTGTGTGGCCTCAGCCTTCAGAGGAAGTGTCTCGTAGAAGGGGCGAAGCTTGAGAGCAAACTGCGCAAACCAGTTCATGGCGTCCTCCTCCGACCCCACCTGAAACAGCCTGGTTCACACAGGACAGTGGatgcaatgttaaagataaGATTAAAGAGCAGTATGAATATTATAGATCAGTACAGTTGTATTTAAAAGTTAGTCCGAACCTGGAAAATCGTATTTTTGGTATATTTTTTGTAAGTGTAAATAGAATCTTTGGAGCAAACAGACGTTAAAAGTTaaactttaaatgttaataCACAGCACAGAATGTTTCTACCCACAACATTTCAGTCATGTTCAAATCTGGGGGGTTATGAGGGTTGTTCCAATAGATTCAGTTTGTAGTTCGTGGAATATGTTGAGGTTTACGGATCATTGACTTGTTTGTAGAAGCTTCTTTCTTCTCAGTTCCAGTTCCTTaaaacagtttctttttctCGTGAAAGTTTGTGAAATAAAAGCGACAGTGCattaacatttgaagaaaggctcatttttaatgtttcctgtgggGCTtgaactgatttatttttttcttcaaagaaTCCATATAAAATCTAATTTGCCTTTTGCATACAACTGTATTTTCCTCCACAAGAAAAGACGACCGAAGAGCCCAGAGCCTCAGGGTGCCTCATCATTTTCTATTTGATGTGGACATTTgttaataaaattattttttgttcATTGAACTATTTCTTAATGAAAAGATGCTGTCAAATCCATCTTCTTTTGTTTCCCCCTACTAATAAACATTTGTgaatttcacttttaattttgTGACACTGAGGCACAAGACGCTCAAGTTTAAGAAGTAGCTTTAACAGCTCTATGATGATTAGCACAAATGTTTGAGCATGCTATAAGTTTAATCGCTTTATGACCCATAAAGTTGACAGGAATCATAATGTTTGTAGAGGAGAACTCCACCCTGAGGATTTACAATAGTCTTCATTGCTTTTCATATCTGTGGCTGAATGACTCAACACCGGCTTCATTCAAGATAAAGGCTCTGATTTACTTCAGccgactgtatataaagatagacgaaaaagtgaagccaaaccgtCCACCTGGTGGCGGcctgtagtataggtcataaaccccacctcctccatgtcagcagatgggacatagaccaaactaaaaattaAAAGTACACATCAATTCAATTTTTCTCAGAGGtgaattctgtcattttaggtagttcttatcacactgatgtttgtctaAGTGTTTGCGTTTCggattagtttggttttaatttgttatttgatgctatgaaaacagggtgaaatgtcatgattgacagatgaaaCTGACTCGTGATTAATTCTGCACAGACTTTTGTTCCAAATGACGTTAAAAGTGCAAGATTTTGGCATCATTTTTGTAAAagtggaagtggagacgcatcacGCACAGTCCATGGGGGGAAACAAATCTGCAGGTGCTATTAAAATCACAGACATCCTAACAGATGCATCCTATCTAAACCTATAGTTGAGTGGCTGTATTACACAACACGTGACACATCACCAGTCTGTGATAAGATCTCCACTCTCCCACTCTGTCATGTGATCAATACTGACCTCAGAACCATCGATGGCGTCTCAGGGCACATAAGCAGGCAGTCCCATGACTGACAGTGGGTGTTTTTGTACAAGAAGATACGCCCCTCCTCTTTCAGCAAGACTTTGCCTCCTCCACCGTAGTCGGACAGCGGCACATCCCTGACCCGGTAGGGGTTGGTGAAGAGGGTCGACACAGAGGAGACTGTGTCCAACAGGCGGCCAAGGAACTGCATCGTCAcctgacagaaaacagagagctCTGTTGTTACCCCTGTTCCACCATGAGTCGGTTCCGAGCCGATGCCTAATCTCCAATCTGTTCTTGGTGTTTAAAACGCCAAAGAACTGTCTCTCAACCGCTTTAGTCCGGGGCGTGACTATCAAGACCGATAGGAAAAGACCAACCAAAACATTGTGACCACCATTTTTAAACAACAGGGTTTTggcaggtttcaacaagttaaactTAGGACTTTTGTAAAGTCAACAGAagaagcattaaaaaaaaaatctagagTGTTGAATATT
Protein-coding regions in this window:
- the pla2g6 gene encoding 85/88 kDa calcium-independent phospholipase A2, with amino-acid sequence MQFLGRLLDTVSSVSTLFTNPYRVRDVPLSDYGGGGKVLLKEEGRIFLYKNTHCQSWDCLLMCPETPSMVLRLFQVGSEEDAMNWFAQFALKLRPFYETLPLKAEATQPIVDCIRNHPDWSSAHIAVETALRECLKHNYVQSQINSRNASGQTPLHLACERGDLVCVKELLEESQARTDIRDRNGETPMHFAAKQDSPAVIQVLCSRLCSGVNELNSNGETPLHVACRMGRMEAVKALLDGGAKCGVVGGTGYPIHSAMKYSEKGCVQEILKADPGQLQAEDSLYGGTPLHWSKTAEMCRILLEHGCAVNYLSKTGESALHILTKRGRFEASMVLLTHGANANLKGQDGNTALHLAMKMDHMELIKALMVFGADVEIHNDLGETPGLIAARTSKGPNRKILLDMLCSVGVQRCHPPSPGSPPPVTFKAKSQTIGFEDIMHVGATISAMSRGPSEVDGRRMVKKKMDSLLCLDGGGIKGLVLIQMLIALEKEAGRSTRELFDWVAGTSTGGILALAIVHGKSMEYLRCLYFRMKEQVFKGSRPYESAPLEDFLKKEFGENTKMTDVQYPRVMVTSVLADRHPGELHIFRNYNPPSVRREPPYATTATFQPITIPQEQLVWRAARSSGAAPTYFRPMGRFLDGGLLANNPTLDAMSEIHQYNKAVKAEGHREEIKKLGIVVSLGTGKPPQVVVSSVDVFRPSNPLELAKSFVGAKELGKMLVDCCTDSDGCAVDRARAWCEMIDTIYHRLSPQLSQEVMLDEVSDAILVDMLWETQMYLYEKRDILRSLANLLLDK